One genomic region from Fictibacillus marinisediminis encodes:
- a CDS encoding YnfA family protein codes for MKAAILFILAGLAEIGGGYLVWLTIKENRPIGYAIAGSLILILYGIIPTLQNFPSFGRVYAAYGGVFIVLSVLWGWLVDRKVPDIYDWIGALVCIAGVSIILWAPRS; via the coding sequence ATGAAGGCTGCAATTTTGTTTATACTCGCGGGACTGGCTGAAATCGGGGGCGGATACCTGGTCTGGCTTACAATCAAAGAGAACAGGCCGATTGGATATGCGATTGCCGGGAGTCTAATTCTTATACTATATGGCATTATTCCTACACTTCAGAATTTCCCGAGTTTTGGAAGAGTGTATGCTGCCTATGGCGGTGTGTTTATCGTTTTATCTGTTCTCTGGGGATGGCTTGTGGATAGGAAAGTGCCAGACATCTACGATTGGATCGGAGCACTGGTTTGCATCGCCGGAGTCTCGATTATTCTTTGGGCACCAAGAAGTTAA
- a CDS encoding DUF421 domain-containing protein: MEFFYRAFMIFLFGYLFLRFTGKKAVSQMHSFDMLFILIIGNVISQPLQKDSVWKALLYTFMIVVFYKIFMWISMNNKLRWILYESPTVLIRNGDIDRKGLRKVRLPVDELLAQLRVLGYTDTRNIALAAMEDNGQISVIPKANYRPVQPGDLKVKVKKEFIPIPVIMDGQIIDHNLKYLKLERDWLLKRVKQKGAEVQDIILATITDSGTLHIDTNNPHNEDKGPYSYKPGEDN, translated from the coding sequence ATGGAATTTTTTTATCGAGCATTCATGATATTTCTGTTTGGCTATTTGTTTTTAAGATTTACGGGTAAAAAGGCTGTATCTCAAATGCACAGTTTTGATATGCTTTTTATCTTGATTATTGGCAATGTGATCAGTCAGCCGCTTCAAAAGGACAGTGTTTGGAAAGCTCTTTTGTATACGTTTATGATTGTGGTGTTTTATAAAATTTTTATGTGGATTTCTATGAATAATAAATTACGGTGGATTCTTTATGAGAGCCCGACTGTCCTTATCCGCAACGGGGACATTGACCGGAAAGGCCTGAGAAAAGTACGTCTCCCGGTTGATGAACTTCTTGCACAATTAAGAGTACTGGGCTACACGGATACCCGGAATATTGCGCTGGCCGCGATGGAAGACAATGGACAGATCAGCGTCATCCCCAAAGCCAATTACAGGCCTGTACAGCCTGGAGATTTAAAAGTAAAAGTGAAAAAGGAATTCATCCCGATTCCTGTCATCATGGATGGCCAGATCATCGATCATAATCTAAAGTACCTTAAACTGGAGAGAGACTGGCTGTTAAAGAGAGTAAAGCAAAAAGGAGCGGAAGTACAAGATATTATTTTAGCTACCATTACAGATTCAGGAACGCTTCATATCGATACCAACAATCCGCACAACGAGGATAAAGGTCCCTACTCCTACAAACCCGGAGAGGATAACTAA
- a CDS encoding SpoVR family protein has translation MIEEGTILTWDQQNKELGMAISEITEIASGFGLDFYPMRYEICPADIIYTFGAYGMPTRFSHWSFGKQFHKMKLQYDLGLSKIYELVINSDPCYAFLLDTNSLIQNKLIIAHVLAHCDFFKNNVRFSNTRRDMVESMTATAERVSHYELVHGKREVEEFLDAVLAIQEHIDPSIMRNRLNYNLEDEEEEEIVKRETPYDDLWNIDKPKTSKEKTSNIKKKLFPPQPEKDILLFIEEYSRELEDWQRDILSMMREEMLYFWPQLETKIMNEGWASYWHAKILQEMDLTSHETIEFAKLNAGVVQPSRTSINPYYLGLQVFKDIEERYNDPDEELIRQGVKPGSGREKMFEVRELESDMSFIRNYLTKDLCQREDMYLFQKQGRDYKVVDKEWEGVRDQLVGMRVNGGFPYITVNDGDYLKNGELYLKHWFEGIELDVKYLEKVLPYVNQLWGRPVHMETKIEEKPVLFTYDGKSVHRKYL, from the coding sequence ATGATAGAGGAGGGAACAATCTTGACCTGGGATCAGCAAAATAAAGAACTTGGAATGGCAATTTCGGAAATTACTGAAATTGCTTCTGGTTTTGGCCTTGATTTCTATCCGATGCGCTATGAAATCTGCCCTGCGGATATTATTTATACATTCGGTGCGTATGGTATGCCGACAAGGTTCTCTCATTGGAGTTTCGGAAAACAATTTCACAAAATGAAGCTGCAATATGATTTGGGATTAAGCAAAATCTATGAGCTCGTGATCAACTCTGACCCATGCTATGCATTCTTACTGGATACGAACTCTTTGATCCAGAACAAGCTGATTATCGCCCATGTTCTTGCTCATTGTGATTTCTTTAAAAACAATGTCCGCTTCTCCAACACGAGAAGGGATATGGTAGAAAGCATGACGGCCACAGCAGAAAGAGTCTCTCACTATGAACTGGTTCATGGAAAACGGGAGGTCGAGGAATTCCTGGATGCCGTACTCGCCATACAAGAACACATTGATCCGTCCATTATGCGAAATCGGCTGAATTATAACCTTGAAGATGAAGAAGAAGAGGAAATTGTAAAAAGAGAAACGCCTTACGATGATCTCTGGAACATTGATAAACCAAAAACCAGTAAAGAAAAGACATCCAATATAAAAAAGAAGCTTTTTCCGCCTCAGCCAGAAAAAGATATCCTGCTGTTTATTGAAGAATACAGCAGAGAGCTGGAAGACTGGCAACGAGACATTCTCTCAATGATGAGGGAAGAAATGCTCTACTTCTGGCCTCAGCTGGAGACGAAAATCATGAACGAGGGCTGGGCAAGCTACTGGCACGCTAAAATCCTGCAGGAGATGGACCTGACCTCTCATGAGACCATTGAGTTTGCCAAATTAAATGCAGGTGTCGTTCAGCCTTCCAGAACATCGATCAACCCTTACTACTTAGGTCTTCAGGTCTTCAAGGATATTGAGGAAAGATATAATGATCCCGACGAAGAACTGATTAGACAAGGCGTGAAACCGGGATCAGGCCGCGAGAAGATGTTTGAAGTCCGTGAACTGGAATCCGATATGTCCTTCATCCGCAACTACTTGACGAAGGATCTGTGTCAGCGTGAAGACATGTACCTTTTCCAAAAGCAGGGGAGGGACTACAAGGTCGTGGATAAAGAATGGGAAGGCGTGCGCGATCAACTAGTCGGCATGCGCGTCAACGGCGGCTTTCCTTATATTACGGTAAACGATGGTGATTACCTGAAAAATGGCGAGCTGTACTTGAAGCACTGGTTCGAAGGAATCGAGCTCGATGTGAAATACCTGGAGAAAGTACTGCCTTATGTGAACCAGCTGTGGGGCAGACCCGTGCATATGGAGACAAAAATTGAAGAGAAGCCTGTTTTGTTTACTTATGACGGGAAGAGTGTGCATCGGAAATATCTATAA
- a CDS encoding Ada metal-binding domain-containing protein yields the protein MKSYTLLGSDNSYYESETPGLFGGHRKNKIYGELDCPSALNAIAKGGYIKNRVFFATEDIAVAAGYRPCGNCLHEKYVKWKETKKN from the coding sequence ATAAAATCATACACTTTATTAGGTAGTGATAACAGTTATTATGAAAGTGAAACCCCAGGACTTTTCGGTGGACACCGAAAGAATAAAATATATGGGGAATTGGACTGTCCATCAGCATTAAATGCAATTGCTAAAGGTGGTTATATTAAGAATCGAGTCTTTTTTGCTACTGAAGATATAGCTGTAGCTGCTGGTTATCGTCCATGTGGAAACTGCCTTCATGAAAAATATGTTAAATGGAAAGAAACTAAAAAAAATTAG
- a CDS encoding metal-sensitive transcriptional regulator has protein sequence MEYDNSVKNRLKRIEGQIKGVLSMMEQGKDCREIVTQLSAARNAMDRTMGVIVSQNLEKCVRENVEKGASTEHLVKEAVELLIKSR, from the coding sequence ATGGAATACGATAACAGTGTGAAAAACCGGCTGAAGCGAATTGAGGGACAGATTAAAGGCGTCCTTTCAATGATGGAGCAAGGAAAAGATTGCCGGGAGATCGTAACCCAACTGTCAGCAGCCAGGAATGCGATGGACCGGACAATGGGTGTGATCGTCAGCCAAAACCTTGAAAAATGTGTGCGAGAAAACGTTGAAAAAGGTGCTTCTACAGAACATCTGGTGAAGGAAGCTGTAGAATTATTAATTAAAAGCAGATAA
- a CDS encoding DsrE/DsrF/DrsH-like family protein has translation MSEQKKKTTIVLFSGDYDKAMAAYIIANGAAAYDHEVTIFHTFWGLNALRKEEHPALKKGFLEKMFAKLMPKSADKMGLSKMNFAGMGPKMIKHVIKKHNAMTLPQLIEMAKEQDVNLIACTMTMDLLGLQQEELMDDIDYAGVAAYLGEASEGNVNLFI, from the coding sequence ATGAGTGAACAAAAGAAAAAAACGACGATTGTTTTATTCAGCGGAGATTATGATAAGGCAATGGCAGCTTATATCATTGCAAATGGAGCCGCGGCTTACGATCATGAAGTAACCATATTCCATACATTCTGGGGATTAAATGCGTTAAGAAAAGAAGAGCATCCTGCGCTAAAGAAAGGTTTTCTTGAAAAAATGTTCGCCAAGCTGATGCCAAAGAGTGCAGACAAAATGGGATTATCCAAAATGAACTTCGCGGGAATGGGGCCCAAGATGATCAAACATGTCATCAAAAAACACAATGCAATGACATTGCCTCAATTGATTGAAATGGCCAAAGAACAAGACGTTAACCTGATTGCATGTACGATGACGATGGATTTATTGGGTCTGCAGCAAGAAGAACTGATGGATGATATTGATTATGCGGGTGTAGCTGCCTATTTAGGTGAAGCATCTGAAGGCAACGTAAATCTGTTTATTTAA
- a CDS encoding sulfurtransferase TusA family protein: MMVKANVTLDAKGMACPMPIVKTKKAISSLEAGEVIEVLATDKGSKADMKAWATSTGHQYLGTIDENGVLKHYIRKASGEEAEEKRYPHVITNEDLSKLLDEKKNIMVLDVRETAEYAFGHIPKAISIPLGDLNDRLNELKQDAEIYVVCRTGNRSDLAAQQLTAAGFNIVTNVVPGMSNWEGPVEKSVEAKFLEG; the protein is encoded by the coding sequence ATGATGGTTAAAGCAAACGTAACACTCGATGCGAAAGGAATGGCATGTCCGATGCCAATTGTAAAAACGAAAAAAGCAATAAGTTCTCTAGAGGCTGGAGAGGTCATTGAGGTCCTGGCCACCGACAAAGGCTCAAAAGCTGACATGAAGGCTTGGGCAACCAGCACTGGTCATCAGTATTTGGGCACGATTGACGAAAACGGGGTACTGAAACACTACATCCGTAAAGCCAGCGGTGAGGAAGCTGAGGAGAAACGCTATCCTCATGTTATTACAAACGAGGATCTTTCAAAGCTGTTGGATGAAAAGAAAAACATCATGGTTCTCGATGTCCGAGAAACAGCCGAATATGCATTTGGCCATATTCCAAAAGCTATTTCCATTCCACTTGGCGATTTAAACGATCGTTTAAATGAATTAAAACAGGATGCTGAAATTTATGTGGTGTGCAGAACCGGAAACAGAAGTGACCTTGCTGCACAGCAGCTAACGGCAGCAGGTTTTAACATCGTTACCAATGTCGTTCCGGGAATGAGCAATTGGGAAGGACCTGTTGAAAAATCAGTTGAAGCCAAGTTTTTGGAGGGATAA
- a CDS encoding MBL fold metallo-hydrolase — translation MTVKEMTAKQLARRVIEQSELFILDVRNEDAFADWKIEGKNIEHLSVPYFGLLDGVEGILDQIPADKETLVVCAKEGSSVMVAEMLSEEGRSVSYLKGGMKAWSEYLEPVRIGDLKDGGAIYQFVRLGKGCLSYLVESDGEALIVDAARMVGPYETFAEEKGLKIKYLADTHLHADHISGGRMLAEKAGGTYCFPPKDAEEVTFQFQPLEEGKGLTVGRTTVSVNPIYSPGHTIGSTTLLVDDQYLLTGDILFVESIGRPDLAGKAEDWVGDLRNTLYATYKELDGKLIVLPAHFSNVSELGEQGQVNAHLSDLFKNNAGLHLDEEEFRKAVTENLPPQPNSYQEIRETNMGKLNPDQEKQQEMEIGPNRCAIHG, via the coding sequence ATGACTGTAAAAGAGATGACGGCAAAGCAATTGGCAAGAAGAGTGATTGAGCAATCAGAGTTGTTTATTCTTGATGTACGAAATGAAGATGCGTTTGCCGACTGGAAGATTGAGGGGAAGAATATTGAACATTTGAGCGTACCCTATTTTGGCCTTTTGGATGGGGTAGAAGGTATTTTAGATCAAATTCCAGCTGATAAAGAAACCTTGGTTGTTTGTGCCAAAGAGGGCTCATCCGTTATGGTAGCAGAAATGTTATCAGAGGAAGGCCGTTCTGTGTCATACCTAAAAGGTGGCATGAAAGCATGGAGTGAATATTTGGAGCCGGTGAGAATTGGTGATCTTAAAGACGGCGGGGCGATCTATCAATTCGTGCGCCTGGGAAAAGGCTGCTTATCCTATCTGGTTGAATCAGATGGTGAGGCATTGATCGTAGATGCAGCCCGAATGGTTGGACCGTATGAAACGTTCGCTGAAGAAAAGGGCCTAAAGATTAAGTATTTGGCAGATACTCATCTTCATGCCGATCACATTTCTGGCGGCAGAATGCTTGCGGAAAAAGCGGGGGGAACCTATTGTTTTCCTCCTAAAGATGCTGAGGAAGTGACATTTCAATTTCAACCGCTGGAGGAAGGGAAGGGTCTTACGGTAGGCCGTACTACGGTTTCTGTAAATCCTATCTATTCACCGGGGCATACGATTGGGAGTACAACTCTTCTTGTGGATGATCAATATTTGTTAACCGGGGATATTCTGTTCGTTGAATCCATCGGCCGACCGGATCTTGCAGGTAAGGCAGAAGATTGGGTTGGAGATTTAAGAAACACACTTTATGCTACCTACAAAGAACTCGATGGAAAGTTGATTGTATTGCCTGCACATTTTTCTAACGTATCTGAACTTGGTGAACAGGGGCAGGTAAACGCTCATTTAAGCGACTTGTTCAAAAACAATGCTGGACTTCATCTTGATGAAGAAGAGTTTAGAAAAGCAGTAACCGAAAACCTGCCTCCTCAGCCTAATTCTTATCAGGAAATTCGTGAAACCAACATGGGGAAATTGAACCCTGATCAAGAAAAACAGCAAGAGATGGAGATTGGCCCCAACCGCTGTGCGATTCACGGTTAA
- a CDS encoding sulfurtransferase TusA family protein, with protein sequence MKADKFLDAKGLACPMPIVRTKKAMDELESGQVLEIHATDKGSKSDLSAWVKAGGHEFLEQTEENGVFTFFVKKK encoded by the coding sequence ATGAAAGCAGATAAATTTTTAGATGCAAAAGGACTGGCATGCCCGATGCCGATCGTTAGAACGAAAAAAGCGATGGATGAATTGGAATCCGGTCAGGTGCTTGAAATCCATGCTACAGATAAAGGTTCGAAAAGCGATCTCTCCGCATGGGTAAAAGCAGGTGGCCATGAATTTTTGGAGCAAACGGAAGAAAACGGAGTTTTTACGTTTTTTGTCAAAAAGAAATAA
- a CDS encoding sulfite exporter TauE/SafE family protein — MDAGYLITIFIIGFIGSFISGMLGIGGAIINYPILLYIPPLLGFAGFTAHNVSGIVAVQVFFSTLAGILAYRKGGFINGKLLMIMGTSSLAGSFIGGYGSHLLPESGINIIYGLMAVTAAIMMMLPKKEKENASGADVCFNEKLAGILAFITGVFAGIVGAGGAFILVPIMLVVLKIPIRMTIATSLGITFLSSIGSVIGKMATGQILYHPAVIMLIVSLIAAPFGVKAGKKMNSNVLQVILAVLIIATALKIWIDILMT; from the coding sequence ATGGACGCAGGCTATCTCATTACGATCTTCATTATCGGCTTTATCGGCTCTTTTATTTCTGGAATGCTGGGTATAGGCGGAGCAATTATTAATTATCCCATCCTATTATATATTCCCCCTTTATTGGGTTTCGCAGGATTTACAGCACATAATGTATCAGGCATCGTTGCCGTACAAGTGTTTTTCTCAACACTTGCTGGAATTCTGGCCTATCGCAAGGGTGGATTTATCAATGGAAAGCTGCTGATGATCATGGGGACGAGTTCCCTTGCAGGCAGTTTTATTGGGGGGTATGGTTCACACCTGCTGCCTGAGAGCGGCATTAACATTATTTATGGATTGATGGCCGTTACAGCAGCCATCATGATGATGCTCCCGAAAAAAGAAAAAGAGAATGCTTCAGGAGCAGATGTATGTTTCAACGAAAAACTTGCAGGAATTTTAGCCTTTATTACCGGGGTTTTTGCAGGTATAGTAGGTGCAGGAGGAGCTTTTATCCTAGTTCCTATTATGCTTGTCGTTTTAAAAATTCCAATCCGGATGACAATTGCAACCAGCTTGGGAATTACATTTCTATCGTCCATCGGATCAGTCATTGGAAAAATGGCAACTGGGCAGATTCTGTACCATCCGGCCGTCATCATGCTGATCGTCAGTTTAATTGCTGCTCCGTTTGGAGTTAAAGCAGGAAAGAAAATGAATTCAAATGTCCTGCAGGTTATTCTTGCAGTATTGATCATCGCAACAGCATTAAAAATATGGATCGATATTTTAATGACATGA
- a CDS encoding GTP cyclohydrolase II, with protein MEQAKLDSKVLSILEDKIQLIKTPEGGGIYLVGPIRLPVNLYGETVVFQWYCWLQRNEITDDYEKIIEKLSSDNLAEYQQSSVLVYGDFEYNEEALIRMHSICHTGDIFGSKRCDCGFQLKQSMQMIKEHGTGALFYLANHEGRGIGLFSKAMAYVLQENGYDTVEANLNLGFVDDSRNYEDAIHVLKALRKKPVTLITNNPKKLAALKNSGMHLSGRTPLWGDVSEFNETYLNTKVARSGHLKEEEGCPNG; from the coding sequence ATGGAACAAGCGAAACTTGACTCTAAAGTTCTTTCCATACTTGAAGATAAAATTCAGCTGATTAAAACACCTGAAGGGGGCGGTATCTATTTGGTCGGACCGATTCGCCTGCCTGTGAACCTCTACGGGGAAACAGTCGTCTTTCAGTGGTATTGCTGGCTTCAAAGAAATGAAATTACGGATGATTACGAAAAAATTATTGAAAAATTGTCTTCTGACAACCTGGCCGAATACCAGCAGTCAAGCGTATTGGTGTACGGAGACTTTGAATACAATGAAGAGGCCTTAATTCGTATGCATTCCATTTGCCATACAGGAGATATTTTCGGAAGCAAACGCTGTGACTGCGGATTTCAATTAAAGCAATCCATGCAGATGATTAAGGAACATGGAACTGGCGCTCTCTTTTACCTTGCCAATCACGAAGGAAGAGGCATCGGTTTATTCTCAAAAGCGATGGCTTACGTTCTTCAGGAAAATGGCTACGATACAGTAGAAGCAAACCTGAACTTAGGATTCGTCGATGATTCAAGGAACTATGAGGACGCTATACATGTATTAAAAGCGCTGCGTAAAAAACCCGTCACATTAATTACAAATAACCCTAAAAAGCTGGCGGCCTTAAAAAATTCAGGCATGCATCTGTCAGGTCGGACACCATTATGGGGAGACGTTTCAGAGTTTAATGAGACTTACCTGAATACAAAGGTAGCCCGCTCCGGACACTTAAAAGAGGAAGAAGGCTGCCCAAATGGCTAA
- the ribD gene encoding bifunctional diaminohydroxyphosphoribosylaminopyrimidine deaminase/5-amino-6-(5-phosphoribosylamino)uracil reductase RibD, whose amino-acid sequence MANHEFYMRLALDNARAMKGQTDPNPMVGAVIVNDNRIVGIGSHLKPGEPHAEIHAIRMAGEKTVGGTIYVTLEPCSHHGRTGPCAEAIVKAGLKKVVIASLDPNPLVSGRGVAILKEAGIEVITGVLERESQNMNEVFNKFIVQKRPFVTTKSAVTLDGKISTYTSDSKWITSEEARTDVHNIRNENMAILVGVNTVIKDDPELTTRIPNGRNPIRVILDSTLRIPLESKVVQDGKAESWIFTTERASEEKIKELENAGVSVFVTKSPGDQVSPVEVVDLLGEQLVSSLMIEGGGAVIAAFLQHQLVDKVVVYMAPKLVGGSHAPTFLEGTGIEKMSDAVELRDLSVEQTGNDFKFTGYPVYQGK is encoded by the coding sequence ATGGCTAATCATGAATTTTATATGAGACTGGCACTTGATAATGCACGTGCGATGAAGGGCCAAACGGATCCTAATCCCATGGTCGGGGCGGTCATTGTTAATGATAACCGAATCGTAGGAATCGGGTCACACTTAAAGCCGGGGGAACCACACGCTGAAATTCATGCGATCCGGATGGCGGGTGAGAAGACAGTAGGAGGAACGATTTATGTTACCCTTGAACCTTGCTCACATCACGGAAGAACAGGGCCATGTGCTGAAGCCATTGTGAAAGCCGGTCTTAAAAAGGTAGTGATCGCAAGCCTTGACCCTAATCCGCTCGTTTCAGGCAGAGGCGTCGCCATTTTAAAAGAAGCGGGTATAGAGGTCATAACGGGTGTTCTTGAGCGTGAATCGCAAAACATGAATGAAGTATTCAACAAATTTATCGTCCAGAAGAGGCCGTTCGTAACGACTAAATCAGCGGTTACACTTGATGGCAAAATATCCACCTACACTTCAGACAGCAAGTGGATTACGTCGGAAGAAGCACGGACAGACGTTCATAACATCCGTAACGAGAACATGGCCATTCTTGTGGGTGTCAATACGGTGATCAAGGATGATCCTGAGCTAACAACAAGGATTCCAAACGGCCGAAATCCGATAAGGGTGATCCTCGATTCAACGTTAAGAATCCCGCTTGAATCAAAGGTTGTTCAGGACGGCAAAGCAGAATCGTGGATCTTTACTACCGAGCGCGCCAGTGAAGAGAAAATAAAAGAGCTTGAAAATGCAGGGGTCTCTGTTTTTGTAACAAAAAGCCCCGGCGATCAGGTAAGCCCTGTGGAAGTCGTTGACCTGCTGGGAGAACAGCTCGTTTCATCACTCATGATTGAAGGAGGAGGAGCTGTTATTGCGGCTTTTCTTCAGCATCAGCTCGTTGATAAAGTGGTAGTTTATATGGCACCCAAACTGGTTGGCGGAAGCCATGCGCCTACTTTTCTTGAAGGAACGGGGATCGAAAAGATGAGCGATGCGGTTGAACTGCGGGATTTGAGCGTCGAACAAACAGGCAATGATTTTAAATTCACCGGTTACCCGGTGTATCAGGGAAAGTAA
- a CDS encoding 5' nucleotidase, NT5C type, which produces MKFGFDIDDTLINLRGYAFSIYNKKLNQKNALDVFEELKTVEIHHPFGLSDQEGKEMWNSSLEEIYFTSCPPYPKAVETLQELHQQGHEIYYITARPGEHGERTMEWMIQQGFPVEEDKFFCGMKDHEKVKIIEELGLDYYFDDKPSVLETLSSDTLKVFVRDQSYNRHYKAERLTDWGELKGILMEKNSR; this is translated from the coding sequence ATGAAATTCGGTTTTGATATAGATGATACATTGATTAATTTAAGAGGATACGCGTTTTCCATTTACAATAAGAAATTAAATCAAAAGAATGCACTGGATGTTTTTGAGGAATTGAAAACAGTGGAGATTCATCATCCGTTTGGCCTCAGTGATCAGGAGGGCAAAGAGATGTGGAACAGCTCGCTCGAAGAAATATATTTTACATCCTGTCCTCCATATCCAAAGGCAGTAGAAACGCTGCAAGAGCTTCATCAGCAGGGCCATGAAATCTATTACATTACTGCCCGTCCTGGAGAACATGGCGAGCGTACAATGGAATGGATGATTCAGCAAGGCTTTCCAGTAGAGGAAGATAAGTTTTTCTGTGGGATGAAGGACCATGAAAAGGTAAAAATCATCGAAGAGTTAGGTTTGGATTATTATTTCGATGATAAACCAAGTGTCCTGGAGACACTGTCCAGCGATACACTGAAGGTCTTTGTGAGGGACCAGTCGTATAACAGGCATTACAAAGCCGAACGCCTTACAGACTGGGGAGAATTGAAAGGGATTCTAATGGAGAAGAACAGCAGATAA
- a CDS encoding FeoA family protein, protein MDGTKCGILFEGKKGDFIRITSMEIEGVMRRRLLDLGFVPGAVVEVIRKSPLGDPIAFRVSQTTIALRKEESTRIQGELIQRD, encoded by the coding sequence ATGGATGGGACTAAATGTGGAATCTTGTTTGAAGGCAAAAAAGGCGACTTCATTCGCATCACCTCCATGGAGATCGAAGGTGTGATGAGAAGAAGGCTGCTGGATCTTGGTTTTGTGCCGGGAGCTGTTGTGGAAGTTATAAGGAAAAGTCCGCTGGGAGATCCCATTGCTTTTCGGGTGAGCCAGACGACGATTGCTTTAAGGAAAGAAGAGAGCACAAGAATACAGGGGGAGCTGATACAGCGTGACTGA
- a CDS encoding FeoB small GTPase domain-containing protein, translated as MTDTFRVALAGNPNTGKSTLFNALTGLKQHTGNWAGKTVSVAEGTVRHKDKQYRFIDLPGTYSIFSNSADEEAARNYIIFEKPDITLVVVDATSLERNLNLALQILEMTKNVVICINLIDEADKRGITINERLMARRLGVPVIKLSARNRAGFPLLLDTIDRIVSGKITCEPAQFKYDGEIEAGIASLEPFVKEVVDDRISSRWVALRLLDGDESLLNELNERLKAKEETVCNLS; from the coding sequence GTGACTGATACATTTCGTGTAGCCTTAGCCGGCAATCCGAACACTGGTAAAAGCACTTTATTTAACGCTTTAACAGGACTGAAGCAGCATACCGGAAACTGGGCAGGCAAGACGGTTTCGGTTGCTGAAGGTACCGTTAGGCATAAAGATAAGCAGTACAGGTTTATCGATCTGCCGGGCACGTATTCCATTTTTTCAAATTCAGCGGATGAAGAAGCAGCCAGAAATTATATCATTTTTGAAAAACCTGACATTACACTCGTTGTCGTTGATGCTACGTCTCTTGAACGGAACCTGAACCTCGCTCTTCAAATCCTGGAGATGACAAAGAATGTGGTCATCTGCATTAATCTGATCGATGAGGCAGATAAAAGAGGCATCACGATCAATGAACGTTTAATGGCGAGGCGCCTTGGGGTTCCCGTTATTAAACTATCCGCAAGAAACAGGGCTGGATTTCCTTTATTGCTTGATACGATTGATCGGATTGTATCTGGAAAGATCACGTGTGAACCTGCACAATTCAAATATGATGGTGAAATTGAAGCCGGGATTGCTTCTTTGGAGCCTTTCGTAAAAGAAGTTGTGGATGACCGTATTTCATCCCGATGGGTAGCATTACGTTTGCTGGACGGAGATGAATCCCTGCTGAACGAGCTGAATGAAAGATTAAAAGCGAAGGAGGAAACAGTATGCAATCTGAGCTAG